The proteins below are encoded in one region of Shewanella algae:
- the trpS gene encoding tryptophan--tRNA ligase, with protein sequence MKQIILTGDRPTGKLHIGHYVGSLRQRVQVQDEFDQNVMIADYQALTDNGHNPAKVTDNILEVMADYLAAGLDPAKTRFCLQSALPALSELTCIYLNLVTVARLERNPTVKAEIQQKGFERSLPAGFLVYPVSQTADITAFRATHVPVGEDQLPMLEQSNEIVRRFNNLVGAEVLKECQAILSDTGRLPGLDGKAKMSKSLGNTIELGMSSDELKQAVFSMYTDPNHLRVEDPGRVEGNTVFSYLDAFHPDKALVAELKAHYRRGGLGDMKCKRILNDCLQELLAPMRERRSQAMADKGQLLAILQRGTEEARAISDAVLQDVKAAMGLNLFR encoded by the coding sequence ATGAAACAGATCATACTCACAGGCGACAGACCCACAGGCAAACTGCATATCGGCCACTATGTCGGTTCGCTCAGGCAAAGAGTCCAGGTTCAGGACGAATTCGATCAGAACGTAATGATCGCCGACTATCAGGCTTTGACCGACAACGGCCATAACCCGGCCAAGGTGACCGACAATATTCTCGAAGTCATGGCCGACTACCTGGCGGCCGGGTTGGATCCGGCCAAGACACGTTTTTGCCTGCAAAGCGCGCTACCGGCGCTGTCGGAACTCACCTGTATCTACTTGAACTTGGTGACGGTTGCCCGGCTTGAGCGCAATCCCACAGTCAAGGCGGAGATCCAGCAAAAAGGCTTTGAGCGCAGCCTTCCGGCGGGTTTTCTGGTCTACCCCGTCAGTCAGACCGCCGATATTACCGCCTTTCGCGCCACTCATGTGCCTGTGGGTGAAGATCAGTTGCCCATGCTGGAGCAAAGCAATGAAATCGTCCGTCGCTTCAACAATCTGGTGGGGGCTGAAGTGCTCAAGGAGTGTCAGGCAATTCTCAGTGACACAGGCCGCCTCCCAGGCCTCGACGGCAAGGCCAAGATGTCCAAATCCCTTGGCAACACCATAGAACTGGGAATGAGCAGTGACGAACTCAAGCAAGCGGTGTTTTCCATGTATACGGATCCCAACCATCTGAGGGTGGAAGATCCGGGCAGAGTCGAGGGCAATACGGTGTTCAGTTATCTCGATGCTTTCCACCCGGACAAGGCGCTGGTAGCCGAGCTCAAGGCCCATTATCGCCGAGGTGGCCTCGGGGACATGAAGTGCAAACGGATACTCAATGACTGCCTGCAGGAGTTACTCGCGCCCATGCGTGAACGGCGTAGTCAGGCTATGGCAGACAAGGGGCAACTGCTGGCGATACTGCAGCGGGGCACGGAAGAAGCCAGAGCCATCAGTGATGCTGTACTGCAAGATGTCAAAGCCGCCATGGGACTTAATCTATTTCGCTAA